TCCAGCCCTGCGGCCAGCTCCGTCTCGTAGCGCGGCAGGGGCAGCGGGTCCGGATGCGAGCGCACCCGGCGCACGGGGACGGTCAGCGAGGGGTCCATGCCCCTCGCCGTAACATGCACCCCGGCCCCCCTCTACTTCCTGGCGGCGACGTCACGGGTCGTGTGACCCGGGCACTCACAGCTCGGTCGCGCCGTCCGCCATGCGCAGCGCGGTGCGGAACCCGAACGGGTCCACGGGCCGAGCGGCCAGCTCCAGCTGGTAGTGAAGGTGCGGCCCGGTGGACCGGCCGGTGTTCCCCGACAGCGCGATGGCCTGCCCCTTCTCCACCCGCGTGCCCGCCTTCACCAGCAGCTCCGAGTTGTGACAGTACGCCGTCGTCACGCCCCGCCCGTGGTCCAGCACCAGCACGCGGCCGTTGACGGAGTCCTCGCTCGAGCGGCGCACCACGCCCGCGGCCACCGCCGTCACCGTCGTGCCCGAGCGCACCGCCAGGTCCACCCCCGTGTGCATCCGGCGCGTGCGCAGCGTGGGGTGGACGCGGTAGCCGAAGGGGCTCGTCACCGGAGCGCTCTCCGACACCGGCCACCCGAGCATCAGCGCCGTGGACAGCGCCAGCGCCTGTGCCGCGCCCACGGAGGAGCCCTCGAAGCCCGGGGGCAGCTGCTTCGCCAGGCGCTCCAGGCTGAGCGCCCCACCCTCCGCGTCCACCCGCTCCAAGGCGAAGCGCGCGGGCACCCGTCCGGCGAACACCGCCGTCACCCGAGCCTCCTCCGACGGGAAGTCCCTGGCGAGCGCGTCCAGGAGCCGCCGCGTCGCCGCCGGTCCCTTCACCGGATCCACCAGCGTCTCCGGAGCGATGCCCAGCTCACGAGCCAGCGCGAGCGAAGGCTCGCGAGCCTTCGGGTCCAGGGCCTTCAGCGCCGAGTGAGTCCCCCACGCCAGCGCCTCCGCGCTCGTGGGCACGCGAGCGAGCAGCGCGGCGGGCAGCGCGGCCGGTACGGGCACCGCCGTCCCGCTCACGCCGTCGTAGTACGCGAGCAGCGGCCGAGCCGTGGTGCGAGTGTTGAAGGCCCAGGCGCCCGCGCGCCGCAAGAGCGCACCCGCGGGCGTGTGGTGGTACGCGCACCACACGCACAGCAGCGCGAAGGTGAAGTCCAGGAGTCCCCGGGCGCGTCGAGCGAACATGCGTCAGGGCCTCAGCGCAGGAAGGACAGCACCGGGGCCGCGTCCCAAGCCGCCGCGAAGCCCAGCGGCGCCACCACGAGGCACCCCAGGAGCCCGCGAGTCCACGCCCGCCGCGACCCCACCGCTTCACATGCCGCGTCCGCGTGCTGGAGGTTGCGCAGCACCGCGCGCCAGCCCAGCGACACGCTCACGCCACACAGCGCCGCCACCGCCAGCCCCCGGGCCGCCCAGTCCGCGGCGACGTCACCGAACAGGGGCCGCCATGACAGGTACACCGTGCCCTGGACGAGCCGCGCCACCGTGCACGCGCCCGCGAGCACCACGCCCGCGGTGGCCAGGGGCCGCACCCACCGCATCGGAGTGGGCCGCCGCAGACAGCGCCGCAGCAGCGCCTTCCACGAAGAGGCCTCCGAAGCGGACGCCGTCACCGGACGCCAGGGCGCCACGGGGCGGGCAGCCTCGGACTCGCGATAGCCGAGCGCCGGCAGCGCCAGGAGCAGGTCCGCCGCCAGCTCCCAGGCCAGGGCCAGGGCCCGAGCCAGCCGGGTGCGCGTCTCCAGCGACACCCAATCCACCATCGACGCGAAGGCGGGGAACTGGCCCACCCACGCGTCGAACGCGGAGTCCAGCCGGTCCACCGCGGTGAGCAGCCGGTCATCCAGCGTGTCCGCCGCCGCGTGCACGCCCACCGCGACCAGCGCGAGCAGGCCCAGCGGCATGAACGCCCAGCGGAACGCGCCCAGGAACCGGGACAGGTCCGTGAGGAAGCTGCTCGAAGGCTCCGAGGAGCTGGATGGATGGACCGGCATGCAGCGCCTCCGGGGCGGTCCCCCATCAACGCGGGAGGGCCTCCCGGGGTTTTAAGCCTCCAGTCCCCCAGGACGAAAACACCGCGTGCTCCCGCCTCACGCGCTCCCAACCTGTCCGACTGTCGGACAGGTTCGAGCGGTGCGCCGCCGCCGGGCGGCAAGCCCCCTGCCCCGCAATGACAACGCCCCGCCCCTTCGCGCCCGGAGGCGGGAGGAGACGGGGCGTTTCCGGTCGCGGCCTTCCTCACGGAGGGCCGCTACACGGGGGCCGGACTCAGGCCTTCGCGTCCGGCGTCGGGGCGGCCGGGGCGGCGGCCGCGGGAGGCGTGCCCTGCGCGTTGGCGCGCTCGGCCATGGCCTCCTTGCGCGACAGGCGGATCTTGCCCGTCTTGTCGATGCTGACGACCTTCACCAGCACCTCGTCACCCTCGCTCAGCACGTCCGACACGCTCTTCACGCGCTTGTCGGACAGCTCGGAGATGTGGATGAGGCCGTCGGTGCCCGGGAACAGCTCCACGAAGGCGCCGAACTCGGCGATCTTCCGGACGGTGCCGGTGTAGATCTTCCCGATCTCCGCCTCGCGCGTGAGCGCCTGGATCATCGCGATGGCCGCCTTCACCGCCTCGCCGTTCGCGCTGGCGATGTCCACGCGGCCGGTGTCCTCGATGTTGATGGCGGCACCCGTGCGGGCGATGATGTCCTTGATCACCTTGCCGCCCGGCCCGATGACGTTCTTGATGAACTCCGGACGGATCTGGATGGTCGTGATGCGCGGCGCGAACTGGCTGATCTCCTTGCGCGGCGCGCTCAGCGTCTTCGCCATCTCCGCCAGGATGTGCTCGCGGCCCTGACGCGCCTGCTCCAGCGCGCGGCTCATGATCTCCGTGGTGAGGCCGGTGATCTTGATGTCCATCTGGATGGACGTGATGCCCTTGGACGTGCCGCAGACCTTGAAGTCCATGTCGCCCAGGTGATCCTCGTCACCCAGGATGTCGGACAGGATGGCGATCTTCTCGCCCTCCTTCACCAGGCCCATGGCGATGCCCGCCACCGGCGCCTTGATGGGCACGCCCGCGTCCATCAGCGCCAGCGTGCCACCGCACACGGAGGCCATGGAGGACGAGCCGTTGGACTCGAGGATCTCCGACACCAGACGCACCGTGTACGGGAACGAGTCGCTGGCCGGAATCATGTTGCGCAGCGCGCGCTCCGCCAGGGCGCCGTGACCGACCTCGCGACGGCCGGGGCCGCGCAGGGGCTTGGTCTCGTTCACGCTGAACGGCGGGAAGTTGTAGTGCAGCATGAACCGCTTGAAGGCCTGGCCGCTGAGCAGCTCCAGCCGCTGCTCGTCCTCGCTGGTGCCCAGCGTGACGACCACGAGCGCCTGCGTCTCGCCGCGGGTGAACACCGCGCTGCCGTGCGTGCGGGGCAGCACGCCCACCTCGTTGGTGATGGAGCGCACCACGTTGTGCGGACGGTCACCGATGCGGCCACCGTTCACGGTGAGCTCACGCATGTGGTCGTACTTCAGGTCCTCGATGACCTGCTTGGCGTGCTTCTCCACCTGCGGGGTGAACTCCGCGCCCAGCTTCTCCTTGAGCGCCGCGATGGCGGCCTTCTTCACCTTGGAGAGCGCCTCGTAGCGCGCGCCCTTCTCCTTGATGGCGTAGCCGGCCTTCACGCCCTCCAGCGCCAGCTCGCGGACCTGGTTGCGCAGGCCCTCGTCGATGGTGGCGGGCTTCTCGTAGGAGCGGACCTGCTTCTTCAGCTCCGTGCGCAGCTGGTCCTGCAGGTCCAGCGCGGGCTGGGCGTTCTGACGGCCGAACTCCAGCGCCGCCACCATGTCCGCCTCGCTGACCTCCTCCGCGCCACCCTCCACCATCACGATGGCCTCGCGGCTCACCGCCATGACGAGGTCCAGGTCGCTCTGCTCGCGCTGCTTCGCGGTGGGGTTCGCCACGAACTGGCCGCCCACGCGGCCCACGCGGATGCCCGCGATGGGGCCGTTGAACGGGATGTCCGACACCCACAGCGCCGCGGAGGCGCCGGTGATGCCGTGGATGTCACCCTCGTTCTCCGGGTCCGCGGAGATGACGGACGCGATGACCTGCGTCTCGTAGGCGTAGCCTTCCGGGAACAGCGGACGGCAGGAGCGGTCCACCAGACGGGAGGCCAGCGTCTCCTTCTCCGTCAGACGGCCCTCGCGCTTGAAGTAGCTGCCCGGGATGCGGCCCGCCGAGTACAGCTTCTCCTGGTACTCCACCGTGAGGGGGAGGAAGTCGACGTCCTTCTTCTCCCGCGCGCTCACCGCGGTGACGAGCAGCATGGTGTCGCCGTAGCGGACCACCACGGAACCGTCGGCCTGCTTGGCCAGGCGGCCCGTCTCGATGCTCAGCTCGTTCTCACCAATCTTGACGCTCTTCTTCAACATGTCGTGTGGCCTCTGTGCCTGCTTCGCGTGCGAGGACCCTTGCCAGCCGCGGCCCGCCCACGTGCGTGGGGCAGGAGCCGCCCGGAAGGGGCCCTCTGGGATTGAGCGGTCGCCAGGGCCTGAAGCAGGCACATGCCAG
This DNA window, taken from Corallococcus coralloides DSM 2259, encodes the following:
- a CDS encoding M23 family metallopeptidase, whose product is MFARRARGLLDFTFALLCVWCAYHHTPAGALLRRAGAWAFNTRTTARPLLAYYDGVSGTAVPVPAALPAALLARVPTSAEALAWGTHSALKALDPKAREPSLALARELGIAPETLVDPVKGPAATRRLLDALARDFPSEEARVTAVFAGRVPARFALERVDAEGGALSLERLAKQLPPGFEGSSVGAAQALALSTALMLGWPVSESAPVTSPFGYRVHPTLRTRRMHTGVDLAVRSGTTVTAVAAGVVRRSSEDSVNGRVLVLDHGRGVTTAYCHNSELLVKAGTRVEKGQAIALSGNTGRSTGPHLHYQLELAARPVDPFGFRTALRMADGATEL
- the pnp gene encoding polyribonucleotide nucleotidyltransferase, yielding MLKKSVKIGENELSIETGRLAKQADGSVVVRYGDTMLLVTAVSAREKKDVDFLPLTVEYQEKLYSAGRIPGSYFKREGRLTEKETLASRLVDRSCRPLFPEGYAYETQVIASVISADPENEGDIHGITGASAALWVSDIPFNGPIAGIRVGRVGGQFVANPTAKQREQSDLDLVMAVSREAIVMVEGGAEEVSEADMVAALEFGRQNAQPALDLQDQLRTELKKQVRSYEKPATIDEGLRNQVRELALEGVKAGYAIKEKGARYEALSKVKKAAIAALKEKLGAEFTPQVEKHAKQVIEDLKYDHMRELTVNGGRIGDRPHNVVRSITNEVGVLPRTHGSAVFTRGETQALVVVTLGTSEDEQRLELLSGQAFKRFMLHYNFPPFSVNETKPLRGPGRREVGHGALAERALRNMIPASDSFPYTVRLVSEILESNGSSSMASVCGGTLALMDAGVPIKAPVAGIAMGLVKEGEKIAILSDILGDEDHLGDMDFKVCGTSKGITSIQMDIKITGLTTEIMSRALEQARQGREHILAEMAKTLSAPRKEISQFAPRITTIQIRPEFIKNVIGPGGKVIKDIIARTGAAINIEDTGRVDIASANGEAVKAAIAMIQALTREAEIGKIYTGTVRKIAEFGAFVELFPGTDGLIHISELSDKRVKSVSDVLSEGDEVLVKVVSIDKTGKIRLSRKEAMAERANAQGTPPAAAAPAAPTPDAKA